TCATGTCTTCAGCGGTAACTAATCATCTCTCCACCAGCAAACTTGTCACCAAATGAAATCTTAGTCGCCACCACGCAAATTCTACCACTACTTCACGTAGCATGAATTAATGAGAAAATAGCTTGAGTAAATGAGAATTTAATCACCAGAAAAACATTAATCTTGGTGGCGACTTAAAGGTGGCGTCTTCACTGATGACGAGGTGACCGTAACGCTTTTGCTTGGTACCCAACGATAATAGCCCTAGAAGAGAAATTATGCCTTCTTCCTACCTTGAACAAGTCAGCAACTAAGCCATAATCAGCCACTGAAAGGAATTAAAGTTACATTTTTCTTATGAGACGAAGGCCTTGTACATGTAAACAAGACAGACCTGTGGAGTATACTTGTACTTAATTCACGTGACAACGGCGTGCGACGACGAGCGGACAACAACAAGCAGGGTAACGCAAACAAGAAGTTAATATGTGTACACCCTTTTAAAAGGATACCGGCAGGGGTAAAGGAGAAAAAACGCTATGTAAACCCCACTCGTACCCGTCGGTTACAGACACCTTGCCTTGCTTGCAGTCCTGTGGCATGCTAGGCGAACGTGATGGCACTAAGCTCAATAATGcacacattttgattggttctcacctaagATGTATAAGAGGACAGACGCATTGCTGACGTCATCataaaaatttcaattctttccaTGTGGAAAAGTGGCACACGAAGCAATAgtcgagtgtgtcactgatgttcttccCACGTTTTGTCTTCTGTAATCTATTAgtacttaaagggaacctccactattactacagaataagtttaaatcgaaggaaataattatgtttacaaacaaatttgtttttaaaacagtgtttatatcaagaaaagtgaattttaaaatcgcttaattttcactttgaaatttcgtgggagcagccatcttaaataattgtgacgtgttacggttgccctattgttctgacacgaAGAACGTTTGTccaataacaatagggcaaccgtaacacgtcacaattattcaagatggaggcgcccgcgaaatttgaaaacaaaaatgggcGATTCCAAAACTTATTTACAGTGcagctcggagataagcgaaccaaaatatacgcaaaaaacaCGCATACGCAAAACGCGTAAACGCGTCAAAAAAAACGCGGATGCGCGTCAACACATACGCAAAAAGGCTCATTAGTATTTATGAGCTctccttttgtctttcttttgtcgccttgtctttgttttttctcaaTCATTTCCGGTGTGGTGAATGTGACAATAATTTGCGTTTTCGGTGCGTCactaaaagagcaaaaaatctCACCATATATGCTTATTCTAATGGCGCAAGGtcctttctttgaaaatactttggacagacttgactgtaacggttatttccggtgatttaaagttatttttttgttgaagtggaggttcccttagACAGAAGCACGGATGCATGGAAACTATTTCTTACGTGGAAAGTGACAGAAAAACGCAACCGCACATTGAGCACGAAGGAGAAATACGCAACAACTAACCTTGGAAAATTGGAGCCTCCGGATCTTTATTGATAGCAACGATAGTctgcaaacgaaacaaaaaaacagttaGCACTCAATTCCATCGGCTCTTGGTGGAAACGAATTTCATTAATAAATGGATCATATTTGACCAACTCGGGGTTTAGATCCAGGTATTTACTATAACTTAAATATTTTCATCCTCAGTTAGTTGAACCTCCCACCTGGACAAGAGAGAAGAACAAAGACAGGGGtagagtgggggggggggggggtgcataCCAGTTTCATGTATAATTTGTCAGTTTCCCTCAATGTACACAagctacatctacatctacatgtcccAGCATTGGGCAAAGtccttttgacttatggctgtttttgcttaggtggcctcatacatgtaaaccacaagcctttttagagacattaaACCAAgctggccacttctgctggaaagaaCACACTCACAGAGGGCAGCCACAACACCGAGAaattcatcccctactcttctccaatagtgtgtgggttctttaacgccccacagagaacttataaacatggaagttattggtcagacggggcctacagtttatagtccttatcccagaagacttgaaagtctaaccatattttgcggatgtaattacaaaggcagcactttctcctcagttatttaaagaccctgagtgtttgtCTGGCAACAGATAAGGTAACAGATACAATGCAGTCATGGTGATAGCCACCTGTGGAATTATGGAAAAAGACGAATCTCCAAATCTCCTCAGGCTAAGTAAATTACCCTGAACAAAAGGTACTTACTTTACTATCCTTCATTCCAGCTAAATGTTGGATGGCTCCTGATATGCCCACTGCTATGTAAAGTTCCTGAAGGGAAAAATGAAACTTAACAACCTCTTTATCTGTTCAAAACTgctccttaaggacggtgcctactaattaaagatatttttgccccgatgtgtgattatgcaggatatgtagatcttaacaagtgttattgaaatccaaaaagaaaattgggggtaaccacgcatttttcaaagataattcatgaataatatttgtaaaaagttgtaaaatacaaagcaatgtatggcgttctttctcaaattgaaacttaattatctctcaaaaatgcatggttacccccaattttctttttgaataccaagagtacttactaagatcttttttctccggatagttttaaaccgcgcaaaaatatccctgtattagtaagcatcggcgataggaaatccgagtatctggagatgcgcagaacgtatgcgcaataacaatagtaggcaccgtccttaaatcataAAATGTAAGACTGGGCAAAGAACAAAGTCCCACCTGAAAAACAATCACGTCTCAAAAACTGATGAATTTAACAAATGGATGTAACTTTTTCATGGGTCTgttctgttattgatcatgaatttcctcataacattgtcaaagtagctgcgGATCCACAAGgagatagccgagtggatctgCAGACTACTATTTACCTCGTTCTCTTATTGGCTAATGGAAAAAACGGATACtttctattggttaaaaaatgacaaatcgatatttcacaaaattttgcataaattaaaaatgTCTGTCCGCTTACTGACAATAAAAACTAGCCAATGAACATGCGAGAATTTTGCTGGCACATCATTAAAAAAGGTGGTTTGCAACCCACagtatctttttttaaaatcattattgTATGCGTGACACTCCTGCGTACATGTATGTGTCATGTGCACTCTCAAATCTCCACTTACAGGAGCCACCATTTTGCCAGTTTGTCCAACTTGCATGTCATTGGGAACAAATCCTGCATCAACTGCTGCTCTTGATGCTCCAACTGAAATTATAGACAGAGCATTCTAAGTAATTCTTAGAATCACTATATTTATCAGAATCTTTGATGATCAGATacatatgtacatgtagtctCATTAGTGAGCACATCACTTAAAAGGATCTGTGCTTAGTGGAGATGGACCCTAGTGGAAATAACGTAAATATAGGCCACTGACAGAAGACTGTGCTAAGTTGACTGGCATTTGgatgaaagaaatgtttgaGTAACCTTACAAGGCTCTCTCACTTTCGTCCAAAAATGAACACTTTTTTTGCAGAAAGCATGATGAAGGTATATCAATTTACAAGAAAGAAGTAGGAAGTTTTGTATCATTACCAGGCCTCCTCCAACATCACTACACTTCCGTGTAGGTAAGgttaaatatacatttcttgAAGATTGTCTTACCTGCAGCATTGAATTTTTCTGCCAGCTGATAAAGCAATTCAAAATTTTCCCCACTCTTCAGTCCTCTTCCTACAAATTAAAACACAAAAAGACAGTTATAGCTGCAAAGGAATGCTGATTAATACAGCTTTTAACAAAGCTGGATTTTAACACTTCGTGAGCAACaggtaccaaaaaaaaattaattttttttattataatggCACCCTTGAAAGAGCTCATAATGTCTAATCAAGTCACCCAACGAGTCAAACAAAACAGCTTTGGAATCAATCACATTAGACAAATTTCTTCTTCTGAAATCAAGGTTAAGATGTGTGGTAAAAATAGAATCCAATTCCTCTTGTTTCAAACGTACATGTCCCTCAGCCATCTTGTTATTTTATTGAGTTGTCGTCTCAAACTTCACATGCATGAGATGTGTGCCAGCAGAAACACTTTCACCAGGAATGACTCTTTTAataatgtgtggttccagaaaatatccatacccccaccacggaagacaattggaaattccgagggagagggggggttaaagggcagtaatttccaaggggtaggggggtttcatgggaaactacttttccaaagggtcacgaaccacatacaaaacattgaaagcaacatACGATCGATCTGAAGCAAAAAACACACTATCGGacgatgttttgaaacaaaagtcagttttgagaTAAAGTTAATACTATAAGCTTCAATGTTTCcgtttttctttgagttagcTAGCGCTACAATCTCCCGAAGCTAAGAACAATGTGTCTTTCATTTGGGAcggattcaaaacatttaaaatggcggtctcaactggagtctcgtccccagacttccacgtttgtctctttttcgtccaaccaacacttccgttcacttgagtatcacttttcgctaccttcacatgcagtaaacacatttttgataggATTTATGTTTTACTGGGGGTAGTAACTCATTGAAAATGCGATAAGACGCAAGTTCCCACCATCTCAACGCTTGTGTGCaacgacattttcttttttgtgggtggcatttagaccacggacaggaaccgggagtcaagttttctcttctttgagtaaacgCAATATTTATTGCGGCCTCGGGAAACGATTGTTGAGGTTCAGTTcgttatgtcaaactggaaattctaaaacaGGAGTTTGACTACTCATTGAAGGAAGTAAATCGCgccaaaaacaataacagtCGATTATTAATATTCTTCGTAAAACAATCGCCTTTGTGACGACGTTCACGAAACCTACCGCGTCAACTTTTGTGGTCCCtaaatattaaagaatcaacctgaagaaactgacaaaatgtgtAGACAAAGGAACCTTGTAAGTTTCTGATTTATTTACTATGGTTTGCGAAGTTGTTTAAGCGAGTGAAATGTTCTCATCGAAGTTcgcacaaaaacgtgaaacagtcgacgtgcaacccaaatgtttaagctttgcaaagttgataGCGCACAAGCTAAAAGTTTAGCTGGATAATGAGCTTAACAAAGcgttatatttttctaaaagttaaccttaatgTTTACACTGTTGTAATAAAATTCTACTGCAATTACGTAACTAATTCACTCTCATTTttataagtaaaaaaattctggaaattcctgaggggagggggggtcatCAAAGACCCCCCTGGAATGGAAAatcctggggggagggggggtgcaaatcaaaaagtcttccgtggtgggggtatggatattttctggaaccacacaatacaatgtatttcaggtatcagaaacccataagggttgaaacgtgtaacgcatGTTCACAGCTTTggaatattcagtgcaaactgattggttgaatgtttcagtgctaagtaccatatttggaaacccctcgctcttgttgttccaaatatggtacttagcaaattgaatattcagaagcttgtttcccagcacacaaggggccgttacacgtttcaacccttatgggtttctgcagGTATACATTATAATATCAGCTTTGATTTTACTTTCGTTCTGCTCAGTATACATGTACTTAACACAGAAAGGCATAAGGAAAGTTTTTTGactttaataaaaataatttaaataataatgataatattgtaCCTCCAGAAACAACCACTTTGGCACTTGTTAACTCTGGCCTGTCACTGACATTCAGTTCTTCACCTACCCATGCTGACAAGTCATTACTGGTATCTGCTGATGGTGCTGCAAGAAGATACAATGtaccaaatacatgtacatagaaAATGAAATCAAGGCCATGTGGTGACAAAATAACATAAGAGTTTACAACTGTGATTGCTCATTTTTGCTGAAAGGTTAAATTCAAGGAAAAGAGAGGAATCAAACATGGTacgacaaaaaaacaaatcctGCCCACAGGCAcaaacaaaaacctacaaagACTCACTCATACATGCAACAAAGTGTACATAACATAAGTACCATTTTCACTAGCAACTCCACTGCCAGATGTCTTTGCAGCCTCAAATGCTGTTCCTCGAATAGTGAAAATCTTGACTTTATCATTGCTTTTGCATGTAGTGATGGCATTGCCTAAAATAatcataaataaatacaagatCATTTTAAAATCAGCCACTTCTCAGTGGCAGGTGCAAACGGATCAGGGACAAAATATGCTCAAACCCTAACCCTTTTAAAACTTGCACTAAAAAAGAGATTTAATAAACATTATACCAACAGACTCTTATACAGAGGAACTGTTACCAGCATAAATTGTCCGAACAAATGTGTCATCTGATTTTATCTCTATCACATCTTGCAGAGGTGCCACATCTAATAATGCTGCTGCTCGTGGAAGAACACTCTAAAATGAgacattaaaaaattatttgtttacattgtaaACATGTGACCGTAAAACAGATGTACCATGTACAGTTCATGTATGTGAGAAGCTTAAAGTGTGCCAGCCATTACAATGAACCCCTCAAAGGAACAAGGAATGAAGTGTGTGTAACAAAAATAGACAATGTGCAGCATTGCTGCATTGAACATTTGCTTTCCCAAATAGTTTCAGATTATGAGTGAGGACAATGAGCGAGACAGCGAGCCAACACGGCAAGCCATGTGAGTCAACATGCAAGTCACACAGTTAatttgaaagctaaccgttttaaaatgggtgcttagacttaatactgtttatcagcgctatttgaaatgggtacttagacttaaatgcgaggCTCACATGACTCCCTGGCTTGCAGATTGTTCAGCCCCTCAGATTATTGTCAAACAAGCACAACAAATTTAAATCGTGTCCATGTTTTTAATTGAACTGTTTTGTTACGCCAATGACTccttggagtgagacttgatGGATTAGAGACCttaaatatttgcttttttGAGGCGTGGATGACAACTGGAAGTGAGCTGTATtccctttcaacttgtcttcacaGTCAAccacattgctaagtatcttttctctctTAGAGATGGTTAGGATAAAAATCTAGGAGCCACCATTGTCCCAGCATGCGAAAAGTtcccttccggttgccgtccgcgtctcaaaaacgcacatGCTTAAGCtacctattattatttttagtctaatgccagatgatttttctCCTCAATGAGGAATGGttcagaagtcaatgggttaagctgGAAAAATGTAAATTAGACTTGGATACAGGTAAATACCCAAGGGTCATTCCACGGTATTTCGTCcgttgcggaatctacattcAGAGCTTTTTGGTGTGGGGTATCTTGACATTTATGCAACATAGCAAAGTAATATCACTTCTGCATTGTAGATGACTATTAGATCTATGCACAAGAGTGGTTTGATTCGTACTGATACAGATGATCGGGAGGCCATCCTAAATTATATggctgttgcggaatctacacacaaaattctctattttcataaCACCATATTCAAATTAGAATCCCTCTGAATTTGGCATTAATTTAATATGTCTGTCTGGTTTACAGTAAAGGGCATTTTATCTTTCTTATACAAATCCCAAAACATTTAAGTTCTGTTGAACACATCTCCATTATCATTGGTTCAATTTAAATGATGGtgctgttgcggaatctacgTTGCGGAATCTACATCAGGTACTTTTattaaagcaacaacaacaacaagagcaaagaacttaaagaacaaaaattgaaCTTGCACTAGCATGGCAACTACagtataataacaaaaatgcaGTTTTGTCAGTAAAATGAGCATAAGATGTACCTTAATGAAGTGCAATTCCATAAATTTACATTCTCGACCATACTACGTCATTACATGCCATGTAAAATAAACCTGAAATAATTTAAGAAATCCATCTGAAAACATTACTATAACGATGACCTTGTTTAACATATTTCCAAGTCAAAACTTATGTATGCACTGCTTATAAATGTTCTGATCACAACtaatcattaattt
The sequence above is a segment of the Montipora foliosa isolate CH-2021 chromosome 2, ASM3666993v2, whole genome shotgun sequence genome. Coding sequences within it:
- the LOC137992984 gene encoding electron transfer flavoprotein subunit alpha, mitochondrial-like isoform X1 codes for the protein MIRIGAISRALGRPVRGSTLRHLISTRNASTLVIAEHDDKTLGPITLSAITAASKLGGDISALVAGSSCGKVVEELSKVEGLSKILVAEHEAYKGFLPEVLAPLIVGTQNQFNFSHVIAGSTAMGKSVLPRAAALLDVAPLQDVIEIKSDDTFVRTIYAGNAITTCKSNDKVKIFTIRGTAFEAAKTSGSGVASENAPSADTSNDLSAWVGEELNVSDRPELTSAKVVVSGGRGLKSGENFELLYQLAEKFNAAVGASRAAVDAGFVPNDMQVGQTGKMVAPELYIAVGISGAIQHLAGMKDSKTIVAINKDPEAPIFQVADYGLVADLFKVVPEMTEKIS
- the LOC137992984 gene encoding electron transfer flavoprotein subunit alpha, mitochondrial-like isoform X2, which translates into the protein MIRIGAISRALGRPGSTLRHLISTRNASTLVIAEHDDKTLGPITLSAITAASKLGGDISALVAGSSCGKVVEELSKVEGLSKILVAEHEAYKGFLPEVLAPLIVGTQNQFNFSHVIAGSTAMGKSVLPRAAALLDVAPLQDVIEIKSDDTFVRTIYAGNAITTCKSNDKVKIFTIRGTAFEAAKTSGSGVASENAPSADTSNDLSAWVGEELNVSDRPELTSAKVVVSGGRGLKSGENFELLYQLAEKFNAAVGASRAAVDAGFVPNDMQVGQTGKMVAPELYIAVGISGAIQHLAGMKDSKTIVAINKDPEAPIFQVADYGLVADLFKVVPEMTEKIS